Within the Malus sylvestris chromosome 4, drMalSylv7.2, whole genome shotgun sequence genome, the region TTTCCTCGGGTTGGtgattataaaatatatgtatatgtatttaATTTATGGATTATTGTTTCATTATTTGGTGTAGACAGTTCCCTTTTGTATTATTTTCAATTGCCTAAATTGAATACTGAAAATCCTCTTGGTTATTACttctagttttcaaaaaaaaaaaattgaaaactactCTAAACTGAAAATGAAATAGTTATCGAACAGCATTATAGCTAATGCGATGCCACCGTAGAATTCGCCCTGCGGTACCAATTCAAGACACTTTAAGCAATATTCTGCAGATTTGGAAAGGAACCATCCCAAATCCAAGCATTCAATATCTTCCACAATCTGTTCCTCAGCGGGTTAACAACCATTCTTTTAAGGATGGCTCCTACACAAGACACACCCCTCAACCTAAATGGAGATGCAATACCAAGTCAGGTACAATGAACTCGGCATAATGACGTAGTTTAACCTtacatttggcgagaatcgaatctaaaatatttcacttacaaataagtgaaaaaaaatatcacaagaccgtaatactaaatcactattttcgtttttatttttctgaatCATTTTGTATGGGGTAAAACAgagatttcaaaataaaaaatttataagttggatttcaaaataaaataaaaaacaagtgtTTCCTTTGGCTTCTTCTACAAGTAGTCGGTTGTGGTTGTCGGCGGTCTTCTCGTTTGCAATTACGTTTATTTAACCACCAAACATTATTTTTGTTGCAAGAAATCAATTCCTAAACCAAAACACCATAAACCCTAGTTTGGCTGAGGCAGACGGAACTGTTTCTCCGACCTCCAAAGAGTTACAGAAATGGTGAGACCTATTTCCAACACGCTCAATCTTTCTCCTACatatattctctctctctctctctctctctcaaatttctTGATATCCAACAGGGTAGTAATTTTATAGATTGGGATTATGCGGAAGATTCTAAATTTAGGGTTTATCGTCAGCGTCTGTTCTAAATTCAGATGAAAAGATATAGGACCCGAAAAATTTAGAATCTTTTGTCTAAGTTAGAACAATAAGTTAATTTCTATGGATTATTTGCTTTGTTATTGCCTAATGAACGACGATTTCTAAGAATTTTAATTTTGGTGTATCCTGGGCATCGATCATCCAACACTTCTGTCGTTTTTCGTTTTGATTCGTTAGAATTTACGCGTCTACTGTCCGTATTTGAGTAGGGAATTTTGTGCTTTTTGTAACTCTGACTGCAACAATGAAAGATTGTATCCGATTGAGCCTTTATGTTTGAATTCACAGCTATGTACTTTGATTAGTGTTCGGCGAAGAGTTAACCGCTCGTAGTtgcaaaatttattttttattaacaatGTTGCACATGCTACCGGTGATGCTTATGTAATATTTGCAACAGGTCACGGCGTTGATAGGAGGAGTTGCTGTGGCTGCTGCTGCTTATGCTGGCAGATATGGCATTCAGGCTTGGCAAGCGTTTAAAGCAAGACCACCTACTGCTAGACTGCGGAAATTCTACGAGGGTGGTTTTCAGTCTACCATGACCAAAAGGGAAGCCGCTCTCATACTTGGAGTGAGGTACCACCTGGCCTCTTTTTGAAATATGTATAAAGCTGTCTTCTGTTTGAGTCATGAAATCTATATTGTGACATATTATATGCTAGAAACGGTGTTTGATGTTCTTTATGGCGATGATGACAAAAATTTCTTTGAAATGTTTCCGTTGCTAATGTTTCCCCAACTATGGGTCTGTTATTGGGGTGTGGAGTTTTTCAAGCAATTGCAGCTCTACTTCCTTACATATCTAGAATGGAATAGATGGATGAGGTTAGGATTATTTGATCATTGGACTGGTTAAGCCGTAAGCAAGTCTGAAGGAGCTTATTTTCTTTTAGAACCCACTATGTAACTAGCAGTTCTTCCCCTAGTTGTAGTTGTGGAAACCGGGTCTTTCTATTTTGTATTGTACCTATTGATATTCCTCGCTTCTTTCAGAACCTTGGGCCTTGCCTCTTTTCATAGTTCAGTTATTTAGAATTGTGAAATTTAttactttttcttcttttctataGGCATATATGTGTCAAAATGTTCGTCCTGTTACTGATCCTTTAACCTTTGTGGTGATGGTATACTTGAGCCTTGAGATTAGCTTATTAGCATCCAATGGATTTTAGGTTCTGCTCAAATAGAATTTTGGAAAGCTTGTGGGTGCCTAGCACAAAATTGGTTGTCTGTTCTAGGTCCTTTGATTCTTCACAAGAAATTTCTTTATTGGCGTAAATGACAGGAAGCTTAACTTGTGCCATGTTTCTGACATCCCTCAGAACGTTATCTCTATAATATTATCATGTTTCCTATTATCGTCTTCAATAGCTTAAAGCTATTAGCTATGTTAGTTTTTAGTGAATTTTTCATGTCTTGATATTGAGCTCGGAAGTTCATTCTTTCATCAAAATTTCGAACTTGCGTATCTTTACGCCTGACATGGGCTGAACCAGTTCACACTCGGTCCTGGTCAATTGGAACAAGTCTCGAGCTGTAAAACTGAGACAGTGCAAGCTCTGGGGTGCTGTTTTATGTCTTTTTGCATATATCCGCTAGACCTgatgtacatatatattcttTATTTTCTCAGGGAGACTACTCCTACAGACAAGGTCCGGGAAGCTCATCGGAGGGTGATGGTTGCTAACCATCCAGATGCAGGGGGTAGCCACTACCTTGCATCCAAAATTAACGAAGCTAAAGAAATGATGCTTGGAAGAACCAAGGGTACCGGCTCTGCTTTTTGATTGTATTGACTTGTCTCCATTCTTGGCGAAGGTTTCGCATAGTGAGTTTTAGGAGGGTCATCCCTGTTTTGGATCAAAAAATTTCGGTGTATATGAACGAGGCAGTTTCTATAGCAGGGAAATTATAATTTGAGGTTCCCGTAGTTGGACCCTAATCGGAACTCTTGTACGTTTAACTTCATGAAATTTCTGAAGCATTGAAGTCATTTTTCTGAGATCTTTGCTAGTTTGCTTCGCTTAAGTAAACAAAGGAGGAATTCCTCAATAGGACACGTATTCTTTGCTGTGAGGCTATGACACTTGtgtcaattttattttgttttctaaacAAACCATTTATCATGGAATAAGCTATGGAATGCACTATAAACCCTTCTTAATTGAAAGACTAAACAACCGTATTTCCTTTGGTAATTCTGGGATACTTTCTCGTCTTCTAGCATGTGGTGGGAGAGATACGCTCTCATGGAAGACCAGTGACATTACATGACAAATATTTATTAAACAATTAAGATGGTGGGAGAGATACGCTCTCATGGAAGGGGTGACCAGTGACGTTACATGACAAATATTTATTAAACAATTAAGATAATTTTGAATGTTGGGCAAACATTTAATTGACCAATGATGCGATTACATAACATGCATTTGTTTTAAGACACAACCTCTCTTAAGAGTGAATGCACCCCATAGCCATCAATTAGATTACTGGTACATACAATTATTCTCCTCCTACACCATCCTATCGATATAACCATTTCCCCTGGGAGTCATTTTAAACAGAGGATTTTAAAGTGATTTAGGAGATGATTAACACGTCCTTGTTTAATAATCTATGTTGTTTCTATTTTAAAGTATTCAACCCAATGACCAGAAATAAAGAGAGGTATGAGAACTAGCAAATAGGCACCGAAGAAAAATCGATTGTGAGAATCGACAACTGTTGGAAGAGACGAGTGCCACCAAAACACGCATAAAATTGGCTTAAGACACCGGAAACAGTGTGTCCATTACATTCATTCAAGTGGATGTTGTGGCATCGAGTGAGTTCAATTACTCTCATTTGCTGTTGAAAATTACACATTGAGCATGGCATTTGAGCTAATCCTCCAAAACTTTTCAAACTCTTAACTTCACGCTCCACGGAGACGAGGAGCATCCTACGGTTATTCTATGGTATTTACATTAGAATTCTAGGTAATAAGAAGCGATTATCAGAAACGATGTGTAAGTCGCGAGAGAATCAAGCATTCATTGATATCTCTTCTGAGTTGCCTTTCGATGGCGTTGTATCTATATCCACTTTTTTGACTACTGGACCTTGAGGGCTTCCAAAAAGGGTAGTGAACATCTGTCTGTGGCATTCATCACAGAAGTATAAGTACGAGAAGTGGCCTTCATTTGGGAGCTTATGCACGTAAGATCCAGGCAAAACCCGTGCTATATAGTCGGTCACTGATTGTGGGATTACCATATCATCCATCCCCTGTACAATATTCATTAGACATAGTGTCATTAACAAAATTCTCAGGCCAAGTCGAATTGTTCATAGTAGTTCTAAGTCCTCACTTATGAATTTCAGCATAAGATATAACTGACTCATGCAAAACCAACGGCATACAAAAGTGAAATGCCACAAGATTCATAATAGAAACGCCAGAGCAGTGAACATTGGATGGGAAATTAAGCGAGACGAGGAAAAAATATATGCACCAACCTGCCATATGTGTATCTGGCCTAGAAATCCAGTCAGCATGCATTCTGCTTCACTGTTCGAGAGCCAAGCAAGAAATCCTCTTCGTTGACACTGTTTCCGTGCCTGCAGATCTGCCAGACTAAAACCCCACCGTGATACTTGTAGGACAGCTTCCTCTATAAAGGGTTTCATACTCCCTTGGCGGATCGACTCCTCTATATCCCTTTGCAAATATTCCTCAATTTTTGGATCTTCAATTAGAACTTCATCCTGCACATAATTATGAAAGTTGACATCTTGGAATGAACATACCTGAACATATGCGAAACGGTCTGGAAGTACAGATTTAAAAAGTgactaaaaatacaaaaattttacTCTATCCAAGGCAGTCTTATTATCAACACAAAAACATATTGGCATGCATGATCATGCCTAAGGAAAATGAGAAACAGAGAAATCTGTTTAAAGCTGGCACCGACTGCGGGGAAGAAAAAAGTTTGCAACCTTGCAGACTATTTCAAGATAGATGACAATGAGCTCACCTTCTTCCCCAGTGAGAGAGACAACCACTTATCAATTCTGTCGTGTTTTCCTGATAGGAAGCTTCGGCGataaaaagaggagagaaatgTTGGAAATCTACGAGCTAAAAAAAACATCACTCTCCTTCGCAGAACCCATGGTTCCCAAGTCTTTTTCATCTCCTCTTTAGTCATGCCCGGTTCATAGGGATTAATTATTGGGGCCACCATGGCTGCACCTGCAAGTTCACACAAGATTCATAACACAAGAAGTTATTCCTGATAAACTCTTTAGAGAAGTGGTGGGAATAtaacttcaccaaaaaaaaaaatggtgggaATATAAGGATGAGCATAAAATAAGGTTTGGATTAAACATAATTATGTTCAGCATCTACAGAacccaaattgtcacatcccaacccggggtccaccacatcccgggcccgctccaccgtcgtagcatgatattgtccgttttggaccccgaccacgccctcacagttttgtttctaggaactcacacaagagctcccagtgggtcacccatcatgggagtgctctcatgcgctactcgcttaacttcggagttccgatgaactCCGAATCCAGTGAGcacccaaaaggcctcgtgctaggtagggatgagaatatacatataaggatcactcccctgggcaatgtgggatcttacacaaATAGAATCTAAACCATGATCATACATTTTCAGAAACGAGTAATATACCTGCAACTCTGTCAGGAATGTATCTGAGAGAAGCCCAAGCATGCATGGCTCCACTTGAGTGTCCCAGCACCCAGAACTTTTCATCAACACCAATCGCGTTGGCTAAGTATAGCATATCCGATGCCGATGAGTTAAGATTCCTGCTGGGATGAGGATcactctccccaaaaccaggaAGATCATATGTGACCAAGCGGATACCAAACTCTTCAAGCAATGATATCCTTATTCCTGGTATACCttttgagaaaaaagaaaaggaaattggaaaaaaaaagggggaattAAGTCCATATAATCTTCAGCAAGAGCATATATTATGGCTTCCAAGATTCTAACCGTCTAAAATAATTTAGCAGTACAAGTGATTTATTTACCTGCAAGTCGGGATGAAAGAAAAGAATGTGGAGCAATCAGTAAAAATCGAGTGCTCTTTGCTGGGACTCCTTGTTCTTGATAGGCCAATCGTCTCCCATCTGGAAGTAGTACATGACTAGCACTAGGAGGATGTATTTGTACTTTCTTCACTGATCGGACCAAGCTGTCATTCTTGGTATTGAGATTCATAGCTGCACATGTTTAAAAATGTACACACATCATATCATGCTTCTATCACGAAGGAACACAAATGTATACTGCGATCAAATTCACATTTTGGAGATCCTAGTAAAAAAACTTTCTTAGTTCATAGAAAAACAATGACCAATCTAGAACAACTTTTACAGGACAGTTGTATATTAATGAAATCATAATTCTAATACATACAAAAGGCCAAATAAGAATATTGTAGCCACTCCATCAAGGAATTCAAGTGAAGATCTATACCGCTCCCATATGAACAGTTTGGGACtgattaagataattttttcttttatttactcATTGCACCAAATCTAGCATCAATCAGCAGACTAATATAGCCAGACTGTGTTAAAGATGAGACCAAAGTTGATCTCCTAAGTGCTAATATCACCACTCATATAGTCACGCCATATCCAGAGGATTTCCAATACATAGCAGCATGGCTCCAGGCTGGACCAGGCACCGCAGAGCACCTTTCTCGTTAACTCCTCATAAGATTTAATGTAATGCAACAGAGCAAAGTTGCATCACCTAGAAACAATTGAGACTTGAGAGCATGCACAGAGGCAAAACTTGCAAGTATGCATCGCggattaaagaaagaaaaatggcaaCCCTATGATAGCATCACGGACTAAAAAATCGAAGTAAGGTTTCATCCAAAGTTTAATTATGCCATCTTAAGCATCAACTTTCTGCTAACTACACGACGACTACtctaaatattataaaatgttGCCACACATGATCCATGATCAAGCGAGGATAGACTCGAGCTCAAGAAGAGCTCATCGTTCAACGGTTGAATAAGATGTATCAAAAGACAAAACTCGAGccactaactcaaaaacatcagGAGCAAAAATATAACGTGAAAAATGAGAAAGCTTTATCCGAAAAAAGTATGTAGATCAGAAGTGTAGCGCCTCCCTAAACATTCCTTAACATATAAAAAACATTCATCACAAAAGAACACTTAAACAGTAAATTAATAGTCTTCTGAGTAACAAATCCCTTATTTAGTTATCACAATCAATCCAACAAACTTTCAGCATGTAACAAATGCAACACAAAATACCTGTAAGCGCAAGAATGAACACGAACAATATCACCGGCCACGCGTGAGCAGGATCGCGATCCTCCGGCAAAAACTCATTCAAGTATCTCAATTTCGCCCACGCCTTGGCGCAGGGCTTCCGAAGCTTTCGTACAATGTACGAGTCCTCAGTCAGAACGTTCTGCTCCACAATGTCCTTACAGCCTCTTGCCAAATCCACAAGTATTTCGCCCCAAGCGATCGCGAA harbors:
- the LOC126619398 gene encoding mitochondrial import inner membrane translocase subunit TIM14-2, which produces MVTALIGGVAVAAAAYAGRYGIQAWQAFKARPPTARLRKFYEGGFQSTMTKREAALILGVRETTPTDKVREAHRRVMVANHPDAGGSHYLASKINEAKEMMLGRTKGTGSAF
- the LOC126619397 gene encoding uncharacterized protein LOC126619397, translating into MSKVRGSSSWRDELASLVSDSGIRFSASDPIEVSTASFEAGFASGGELEQSESFKDQIKGFAIAWGEILVDLARGCKDIVEQNVLTEDSYIVRKLRKPCAKAWAKLRYLNEFLPEDRDPAHAWPVILFVFILALTAMNLNTKNDSLVRSVKKVQIHPPSASHVLLPDGRRLAYQEQGVPAKSTRFLLIAPHSFLSSRLAGIPGIRISLLEEFGIRLVTYDLPGFGESDPHPSRNLNSSASDMLYLANAIGVDEKFWVLGHSSGAMHAWASLRYIPDRVAGAAMVAPIINPYEPGMTKEEMKKTWEPWVLRRRVMFFLARRFPTFLSSFYRRSFLSGKHDRIDKWLSLSLGKKDEVLIEDPKIEEYLQRDIEESIRQGSMKPFIEEAVLQVSRWGFSLADLQARKQCQRRGFLAWLSNSEAECMLTGFLGQIHIWQGMDDMVIPQSVTDYIARVLPGSYVHKLPNEGHFSYLYFCDECHRQMFTTLFGSPQGPVVKKVDIDTTPSKGNSEEISMNA